Proteins found in one Exiguobacterium sp. 9-2 genomic segment:
- a CDS encoding MFS transporter, translated as MTRLLLPLIYLAFISLGLPDALLGTAWPVMRLDLDAPLDMAGWLFMTIAAGTIVSSLFSGRLIERYSTGPITAASAGLTALALIGFYVAPSLIWLFVLAIPLGLGAGVVDAALNHFVATHYQAHHMNWLHCFWGIGATAGPLIMAGVLLDSGWRFGYLVVGALQLVLMIVLIVSLPLWKRAPKHVSEQVQTVNTSSGKPRGLIAALAAFCFYCGAEAVVGLWGSSYLVQVRSFSVTSAATWISVYYGSITAGRFISGFLSLRWSNRRLIRVGQWTAFVGATCFILAPAAWMPLGFVLVGFGLAPIYPAMLHETPVRFGEAAAQRLMGVQMAFAYTGSTFMPPLFGWLATSYSLSLFHWFTISLIFLMLIATEGLNRMLFRQRLAKAS; from the coding sequence ATGACCCGTCTACTATTACCTTTGATTTATCTCGCTTTTATCAGTCTTGGTCTTCCAGATGCGTTACTCGGTACGGCGTGGCCTGTGATGCGGCTCGATCTCGACGCCCCGCTCGACATGGCAGGTTGGCTCTTCATGACGATCGCTGCCGGAACGATCGTCTCGAGTCTGTTTAGCGGTCGACTGATCGAACGTTATTCAACAGGTCCGATCACGGCAGCTTCTGCCGGTTTGACGGCTCTGGCATTGATTGGTTTTTACGTTGCTCCGTCCTTGATTTGGCTCTTCGTCCTTGCGATTCCGCTCGGACTGGGCGCTGGAGTCGTCGACGCGGCGTTGAATCATTTCGTCGCCACGCATTATCAAGCGCATCACATGAACTGGCTCCATTGCTTCTGGGGCATCGGTGCGACGGCTGGTCCGCTCATCATGGCTGGCGTATTGCTCGATTCCGGCTGGCGTTTTGGTTACCTCGTCGTCGGCGCATTGCAACTCGTCTTGATGATTGTCTTAATCGTCAGCTTACCCCTCTGGAAGCGGGCTCCGAAACACGTGTCTGAACAGGTTCAGACCGTAAATACGTCGTCCGGAAAACCACGCGGATTGATTGCCGCTCTCGCTGCCTTCTGCTTTTATTGTGGAGCCGAAGCGGTCGTCGGGCTGTGGGGCAGCAGTTATCTTGTCCAAGTCCGATCCTTTTCCGTAACATCAGCAGCGACGTGGATTTCCGTCTACTACGGAAGTATCACCGCGGGGCGCTTCATCAGTGGTTTTCTATCGCTGCGCTGGTCGAATCGTCGTTTGATTCGTGTCGGTCAATGGACGGCATTCGTCGGAGCCACCTGTTTCATCCTCGCACCTGCTGCCTGGATGCCGCTTGGTTTCGTACTTGTCGGGTTTGGTCTCGCACCGATTTATCCGGCAATGCTCCATGAGACGCCGGTTCGCTTCGGGGAGGCCGCGGCGCAACGGCTGATGGGGGTACAAATGGCATTCGCCTATACCGGTAGTACCTTCATGCCGCCATTGTTCGGATGGCTGGCGACGTCCTACTCCTTATCGTTGTTCCATTGGTTCACGATCAGTCTCATCTTCTTGATGCTGATCGCTACGGAAGGATTGAACCGGATGTTATTCAGACAGCGATTGGCAAAAGCGTCTTGA
- a CDS encoding ROK family protein, producing MTEVLSRTRHAFLIDHLDTIPVIRNVLDVSFPTASKQIDQMITAREIEETPLELVRGGRPAKRYRYRVNHFHGLALYLERTYLQYRIHDVGGHVIATDRLNFDSTDHGSVLLSTLTALLNDHPRIQTLAIGVAGAVDTTGTILFAPDYPTLDGRPLQQELTERFGRPVIVENDMNAAVRAQASDNETTVYMYLGMNGPGAGVAVSGHVVHGAHHFAGEISFIPFDDKRNVGQALATTTPHSDDWYEALSRIILSFSATLNPDVILFAASDVSDDGLARLTDRCAKRFPLSKLPQLRKGDWETDYLDGLMQLSIQSFIEQIPLGGLAR from the coding sequence TTGACTGAAGTCCTCTCTCGTACGCGTCACGCTTTTTTGATCGACCATCTCGATACGATTCCGGTGATTCGGAACGTCCTAGACGTCAGTTTTCCGACTGCGAGCAAACAGATTGATCAGATGATCACTGCTCGGGAAATTGAAGAGACACCACTTGAATTGGTTCGCGGTGGTCGTCCGGCAAAACGGTATCGCTATCGCGTGAATCACTTTCACGGACTCGCTCTTTATCTCGAACGGACGTATCTGCAGTATCGCATCCACGACGTCGGTGGACATGTGATCGCAACGGATCGCCTGAACTTCGATTCGACGGATCATGGATCTGTTTTATTGAGCACGCTGACAGCATTACTTAACGATCATCCACGTATTCAGACGCTTGCGATTGGTGTCGCCGGTGCCGTTGATACGACCGGCACAATCCTATTCGCCCCGGATTATCCGACGCTAGACGGTCGCCCCTTACAACAAGAACTGACTGAACGGTTCGGGCGACCCGTCATCGTCGAAAATGATATGAACGCTGCGGTCCGTGCGCAAGCTTCTGATAACGAGACGACCGTCTATATGTATCTCGGAATGAACGGACCGGGAGCCGGTGTCGCCGTTTCAGGTCATGTCGTCCACGGAGCGCATCACTTCGCTGGAGAGATCTCGTTCATCCCGTTTGACGACAAGCGAAATGTCGGACAAGCCCTCGCGACGACTACACCACACTCTGACGACTGGTATGAGGCGTTAAGTCGAATCATCCTTTCGTTTAGCGCCACCTTAAATCCGGATGTCATCTTGTTCGCAGCGTCAGATGTCTCGGATGACGGGTTAGCTCGATTGACGGATCGATGCGCCAAGCGCTTTCCGCTCAGCAAATTACCTCAGTTGCGAAAAGGCGACTGGGAAACCGATTATTTAGATGGTTTGATGCAACTCAGCATCCAGTCATTCATTGAACAAATTCCGTTAGGAGGTCTCGCCCGATGA
- a CDS encoding C45 family peptidase has protein sequence MQRVANEITQFRGSHYEFGREQGRYVKRNQLLHNREDNWKIRVPRFQVDPVETKEMFLRYAPHIWDELLGLQDELELSLPDTLLHFGHYRVEGPKSGCSIMTGDNFLVRNYDYHPMTYDGRFSVFQPNDGGSAIIGPASRVTGRMDGMNEHGLAMGYNFINRRRPGDGFVSFMIGRIILEMCTSVDDAISLVKEIPHRGSFTYVVHDKSARSFVIETTARDVQVRESNMCTNHFDLLQHENRYHLDDSKRRMMELKTHQHMIQDAESAFRLLNDTDKGVFADLYAQWAGTIHTSAYFPEELKVWFALGGDQEPVTFDFADWLAGNDFTASEITGELETTIQFANTLQTWR, from the coding sequence ATGCAACGAGTAGCCAATGAAATCACGCAATTCCGCGGCAGTCATTATGAGTTCGGTCGCGAACAAGGGCGTTACGTCAAACGAAATCAGTTGCTCCATAACCGAGAGGACAACTGGAAAATCCGTGTTCCTCGCTTTCAAGTCGATCCGGTCGAGACGAAGGAGATGTTCCTTCGGTATGCTCCGCACATCTGGGACGAGTTGCTCGGATTGCAAGATGAACTCGAACTATCATTGCCAGACACATTACTCCATTTCGGACATTACCGGGTCGAAGGACCGAAAAGCGGTTGTTCAATCATGACCGGTGATAATTTCCTCGTTCGAAACTATGACTATCATCCGATGACATATGACGGACGATTTTCCGTCTTCCAACCGAACGATGGTGGTTCAGCGATCATCGGTCCGGCTTCACGGGTGACAGGCCGGATGGATGGGATGAACGAACATGGTCTTGCGATGGGTTATAACTTTATCAATCGTCGGCGGCCGGGAGATGGATTCGTCAGCTTCATGATCGGACGGATCATCCTCGAGATGTGTACGTCGGTCGACGATGCGATCTCACTCGTCAAAGAGATTCCACATCGCGGATCGTTCACGTACGTCGTCCACGATAAATCCGCGCGTTCGTTTGTCATCGAGACGACGGCACGCGACGTCCAAGTGCGGGAATCGAACATGTGTACCAATCACTTCGATTTGCTACAGCACGAAAACCGCTATCACCTGGATGACTCAAAACGTCGGATGATGGAGCTAAAGACACATCAACATATGATTCAAGATGCGGAATCCGCTTTCCGACTCTTGAACGATACTGATAAAGGCGTTTTCGCTGATTTATATGCGCAGTGGGCAGGAACGATCCATACGTCTGCCTACTTCCCGGAAGAGTTAAAGGTATGGTTCGCGCTCGGTGGTGATCAGGAACCGGTCACGTTCGACTTTGCTGACTGGCTCGCCGGCAATGACTTCACAGCAAGTGAAATCACAGGAGAACTTGAGACGACCATCCAGTTTGCAAATACACTTCAGACATGGCGTTAA
- a CDS encoding VOC family protein, translating to MPIKRTDHISLNVVNLEEAIHFFSLCGLEVRGRWEMEGKLLDRLLDLDGAKTECVALGLPGEAIWLELVRFKRPVETSTVVQSVYSSGLRHLCFEVTGLDTLLKRLANHRYQPIGDVANYENEYRLCYIRGPEGVIIELAEKIGPV from the coding sequence ATGCCGATTAAACGAACGGATCATATCAGTCTGAACGTCGTGAATTTAGAAGAAGCGATTCACTTTTTTTCGCTGTGCGGGCTCGAAGTACGTGGACGATGGGAAATGGAAGGGAAGTTGCTCGATCGTTTGTTGGATCTAGACGGTGCAAAGACGGAATGTGTCGCTCTTGGGTTACCAGGTGAAGCAATCTGGCTCGAACTGGTTCGGTTCAAACGACCAGTTGAGACGTCCACTGTCGTCCAGTCCGTTTATTCCAGTGGATTGCGTCATCTCTGTTTTGAAGTGACAGGACTCGATACACTCCTCAAGCGGTTAGCGAATCATCGATATCAACCGATTGGGGACGTCGCGAATTACGAAAATGAGTATCGCCTATGTTACATAAGAGGACCAGAAGGTGTGATCATAGAGCTAGCAGAAAAAATCGGACCTGTCTAA
- a CDS encoding GNAT family N-acetyltransferase, whose translation MRIEPMKQATYEVYLPVAIEEYAADKCRAGTWSENEAHNKSTDEFATLLPEGLKTKDHYLFTFRDETDSDIGMVWVHVKEESRGRSAFIFDVKITSDKQNQGYGKEALRLLEVMLKRMNVKKISLHVFAHNERAIHVYDSLGYEKTDYHMSKRLDVSQ comes from the coding sequence ATGCGCATCGAGCCAATGAAACAAGCGACCTATGAGGTGTATCTACCCGTGGCAATCGAGGAGTATGCGGCAGATAAGTGTCGCGCCGGTACGTGGTCAGAGAACGAGGCGCATAATAAGTCGACAGATGAGTTTGCGACGTTGTTGCCTGAAGGTCTGAAAACGAAGGATCATTATTTGTTTACGTTTCGTGACGAGACAGACAGCGACATTGGAATGGTCTGGGTTCACGTAAAAGAAGAATCACGCGGACGTTCCGCTTTCATCTTCGATGTCAAGATTACGTCCGATAAACAAAACCAAGGGTACGGCAAAGAAGCACTCCGATTACTGGAAGTGATGTTAAAACGGATGAACGTCAAAAAGATTTCGTTACACGTCTTCGCGCATAACGAACGGGCGATTCATGTCTATGACTCGCTTGGGTATGAGAAAACGGATTATCATATGTCGAAACGACTAGACGTTTCCCAGTAA
- a CDS encoding methyl-accepting chemotaxis protein: protein MKHMSVRRKIQALIATAVVAMLLIAGAGLYFLNQMSNASRAMYQENLIPIQEVAQIRIDTRALDSFLVEMILTKDEARITELQADIDTRQAQIRSSVTKVEKTGQFDAREKKQLEELKDNVLAYDNSMTLVQDAATRNEEEEAYTAYSDGLEQVRDNVANSAKALMASMTKQAKMLDAQNQAEKQTAFYLMLGIFLLAVLLFAGLALYITRLITRPIRQLQGWMNQSGKGDLTVRGHYDSKDELGQLTTSFNEMIASQQQVVLELTGTADRVAVASDELSVNAESTTKATEMVAVTMEEMASGASQQLHQVSDASRTIEELTTSVRYVAGNAQQMTERTADAMEKVALGGKVVGSLGTQMGRIQEDVSRLSQVIDGLGNRSQEIGQITDSIKGVAAQTNLLALNAAIEAARAGEQGRGFAVVAAEVKTLAEQSAVSAKQIESLIRVIQQETEASVASMEKVSTEMTSGIAVVDQAGTSFSEIETAITDVTGHVEDVSGAVQEMAAASEQIASVMRTIQAVTEGTAAGTQNISASTEEQMASMEEISSASQSLATMADDLKQVTGRFSV, encoded by the coding sequence ATGAAACATATGTCAGTCAGACGGAAGATACAAGCTTTGATCGCAACAGCCGTCGTTGCGATGCTACTCATTGCGGGAGCAGGACTCTATTTCTTGAACCAGATGTCAAACGCTTCCCGAGCGATGTATCAGGAGAACTTGATTCCGATCCAAGAAGTGGCACAGATTCGGATCGATACACGGGCTCTCGATTCCTTTTTAGTGGAGATGATCCTAACGAAGGATGAAGCACGAATCACGGAACTCCAAGCCGATATCGATACGCGACAGGCTCAGATTCGGTCGTCGGTCACGAAGGTTGAAAAAACGGGACAATTTGATGCGCGAGAAAAGAAACAACTCGAGGAGTTGAAGGATAATGTCCTCGCCTACGACAACTCGATGACGCTCGTTCAAGATGCGGCGACACGAAATGAAGAGGAAGAAGCCTACACGGCGTATTCCGATGGTTTGGAACAAGTCCGGGATAACGTCGCGAACTCGGCAAAAGCATTAATGGCTTCAATGACGAAACAAGCGAAGATGTTAGATGCCCAGAATCAAGCGGAAAAACAAACCGCCTTTTACTTAATGCTCGGTATCTTTTTACTGGCGGTCCTCTTGTTTGCAGGACTTGCCTTATACATCACACGTCTCATCACACGTCCGATTCGTCAACTGCAGGGTTGGATGAATCAGTCAGGTAAAGGTGACTTGACTGTCCGAGGTCACTATGATTCGAAAGACGAACTTGGTCAATTGACGACATCGTTTAATGAAATGATCGCCTCACAACAACAAGTCGTCCTTGAACTTACGGGAACGGCAGACCGCGTCGCCGTTGCGTCGGATGAGCTTAGCGTCAATGCGGAATCAACGACGAAAGCAACAGAGATGGTCGCTGTGACGATGGAAGAGATGGCAAGCGGTGCAAGTCAACAGCTGCATCAAGTGTCCGATGCTTCACGGACGATTGAAGAGTTGACGACGTCCGTCCGCTACGTCGCCGGCAATGCGCAACAGATGACGGAACGGACGGCGGACGCGATGGAAAAAGTCGCGCTCGGGGGGAAGGTCGTCGGATCACTCGGAACGCAGATGGGACGTATTCAAGAAGACGTGTCGCGTCTCAGCCAAGTCATTGATGGTCTTGGCAACCGATCACAGGAAATCGGTCAAATCACGGATTCGATCAAAGGTGTCGCGGCACAGACGAACCTCCTCGCTTTAAACGCAGCAATCGAGGCAGCACGCGCTGGTGAACAAGGACGCGGATTTGCCGTCGTCGCAGCGGAAGTCAAGACGCTTGCGGAACAATCGGCGGTCTCGGCAAAACAGATCGAGTCCTTGATTCGGGTCATCCAACAAGAGACAGAAGCATCGGTCGCCTCGATGGAGAAAGTCTCGACCGAGATGACGAGCGGGATTGCCGTCGTCGATCAGGCAGGAACATCCTTCTCGGAAATCGAGACAGCGATCACCGACGTGACAGGGCACGTCGAAGATGTGTCCGGCGCTGTTCAGGAAATGGCGGCAGCGAGTGAACAAATCGCTTCTGTCATGCGGACGATTCAAGCGGTGACGGAAGGAACCGCTGCTGGGACACAAAACATCTCCGCTTCGACCGAGGAGCAGATGGCGTCGATGGAAGAAATTTCGTCTGCATCGCAATCGCTCGCGACGATGGCGGATGATTTAAAACAAGTCACAGGCAGATTCAGCGTGTAA
- a CDS encoding methyl-accepting chemotaxis protein yields MTTQLSTDLGSQDIVASLRDNVAMIRFDRQRRVVDVNGLFAKTMKYKREEMIGMQHHLFCTTEFAMSDNYQAFWQKLFSGFSTADKIERIDAYGQSIWLEATYMPIYDGTEVTGVLKIASDITDRQQTIQQFATSFDAIASDLNTRSTHGERESKALRQTIEQMAETTRDNHQTIERLQRQAQDIAQVTETIKTIASQTNLLSLNASIEAARAGEHGKGFNVVATEVRNLSKLVEQAVVDVRQTTQRMNDELQRIARAMTQATTDAQASVIVVAETVDRFHDVQSAASSLTETARDFTKAI; encoded by the coding sequence ATGACCACACAACTATCAACCGACCTAGGATCCCAAGATATTGTAGCCTCCCTGCGCGATAACGTCGCGATGATTCGATTCGATCGGCAACGTCGTGTCGTTGATGTCAATGGCTTGTTCGCGAAGACGATGAAATATAAACGAGAAGAGATGATTGGGATGCAACATCATCTATTCTGTACGACGGAGTTCGCAATGAGCGATAATTATCAAGCATTTTGGCAGAAGCTTTTCAGCGGCTTCAGTACGGCGGATAAAATTGAACGGATCGATGCGTATGGTCAATCGATTTGGCTAGAAGCGACCTATATGCCGATATACGATGGAACAGAAGTGACCGGTGTCTTGAAGATCGCCTCTGATATCACCGATCGTCAGCAGACGATTCAACAATTCGCGACTTCGTTTGATGCGATCGCCAGTGATCTGAACACGCGGTCGACGCATGGCGAGCGGGAGAGCAAAGCGTTACGGCAAACAATCGAGCAGATGGCTGAGACGACCCGTGATAACCATCAGACGATTGAACGCTTGCAGCGCCAGGCGCAAGATATCGCCCAAGTGACCGAGACGATTAAAACGATCGCGTCCCAGACGAATCTCTTGTCACTCAATGCCTCGATTGAAGCAGCACGAGCCGGTGAACACGGGAAAGGGTTCAATGTCGTCGCGACAGAGGTCCGCAATCTCTCGAAACTCGTCGAGCAAGCCGTCGTTGATGTCCGGCAAACGACACAGCGAATGAACGATGAACTACAGCGGATTGCCCGTGCGATGACGCAAGCAACGACCGATGCACAAGCAAGCGTCATCGTCGTTGCGGAAACGGTTGATCGTTTCCATGACGTGCAGAGTGCAGCATCGTCGTTAACGGAGACAGCGCGAGATTTTACAAAAGCAATTTAA
- a CDS encoding NAD(P)-binding domain-containing protein, with protein MPYGSSHPIVIIGAGPIGLAAAAQLVVEGQSFLLFERGPSIAHQVKQWEHVRMFSTWQYNISDAARHLLELTDWSAPTDDAVPTGTELINQYLAPLAALPEIAPFLHFQHEILSISRAGLDKMTNASREVTPFELVMDTPNGRKHILARAVIDASGVLRRPNPAISSGHRVEIEQNLPVRYSIVNAKRDTVVFANQSVAVIGSGHSALNSLLELVSIKAQHPETEIHWILRKSDPVQAYGGEDKDALEGRGALGSRIRQLVEGDQIRIHSNFKTQSIESKGQSFGITAQDGRSLHHIDQLIVNAGSRPDFSFLEEVRLDIDPVTESSRVLAPLIDPNFHSCGTVRPHGEAELRHPDHGLYLVGAKSYGRAPTFLLATGYEQVRSIVAFLVGDEARAKQVNLSLPETGVCNVSLPQSSTSCCS; from the coding sequence ATGCCATACGGTTCTTCCCACCCAATCGTCATCATCGGTGCCGGACCGATCGGTCTTGCAGCTGCAGCTCAACTTGTAGTGGAAGGTCAATCGTTTTTATTATTTGAGAGAGGTCCTTCGATTGCGCATCAGGTCAAACAATGGGAACACGTTCGGATGTTTTCAACATGGCAATACAATATCAGTGATGCAGCACGTCATTTGCTCGAGTTGACGGACTGGAGCGCCCCAACGGACGATGCTGTGCCGACCGGTACTGAATTAATCAATCAATATCTTGCCCCACTTGCTGCTTTACCGGAAATTGCCCCTTTCCTACATTTCCAACATGAGATTCTCTCGATCTCACGGGCAGGTCTAGACAAGATGACGAATGCCTCACGCGAAGTGACGCCGTTTGAATTAGTCATGGACACGCCGAATGGACGTAAACATATTCTCGCTCGCGCGGTCATCGATGCATCTGGCGTCCTCCGGCGACCAAACCCTGCAATCAGTTCTGGTCATCGAGTCGAAATCGAGCAGAACTTACCTGTCCGGTATTCGATCGTAAATGCGAAACGTGATACTGTTGTTTTCGCGAATCAATCCGTCGCTGTCATCGGTAGCGGGCACTCGGCTTTGAACTCGCTTCTTGAACTCGTCTCCATTAAAGCGCAACACCCTGAAACGGAGATTCATTGGATCCTTCGCAAATCGGACCCCGTTCAAGCTTACGGCGGCGAAGATAAGGATGCACTGGAAGGTCGCGGGGCACTCGGTTCACGTATCCGTCAGCTCGTTGAAGGAGATCAGATTAGGATTCACTCCAACTTCAAGACACAATCCATTGAATCGAAAGGACAGTCGTTTGGCATCACTGCGCAAGATGGTCGATCCCTCCATCACATCGATCAGCTAATCGTCAACGCAGGAAGTCGACCCGACTTTTCGTTCCTCGAGGAAGTACGGCTTGATATCGATCCTGTCACCGAGAGTAGTCGAGTACTTGCTCCTCTGATTGATCCGAACTTTCATAGTTGCGGAACTGTCCGTCCACATGGGGAAGCGGAGTTACGTCATCCAGATCACGGACTTTATCTGGTCGGTGCGAAGAGTTACGGTCGTGCTCCGACCTTCCTGCTTGCTACCGGTTATGAACAAGTTCGATCAATCGTTGCTTTTCTTGTAGGAGACGAGGCACGTGCCAAGCAGGTCAATTTATCATTACCAGAGACGGGTGTGTGCAATGTTTCTCTGCCACAATCATCGACTTCCTGTTGCTCTTAA
- a CDS encoding VOC family protein: MKIEHIALWVADLEGMRQFYETHFDATTGERYHNPMKGFTSYFLTFSSGARLELMQRTDITERTTNALGYAHLAFSLGSKQAVDDWTARLQDAGVQHLDGPRTTGDGYYESTIADPEGNVIELTV; this comes from the coding sequence ATGAAGATTGAACATATCGCCCTTTGGGTGGCAGACCTGGAAGGGATGCGTCAATTCTACGAAACACATTTTGATGCTACGACAGGCGAGCGATATCATAATCCGATGAAAGGGTTCACGTCATATTTCCTGACGTTCTCGAGTGGTGCGCGTCTTGAATTGATGCAACGGACGGACATCACGGAACGGACGACGAATGCGCTCGGTTATGCCCACCTCGCCTTTTCGCTCGGCAGTAAACAAGCGGTCGACGACTGGACAGCTCGGTTACAGGACGCAGGTGTACAACATCTTGACGGTCCCCGGACGACGGGTGACGGGTATTATGAAAGTACGATCGCGGACCCGGAAGGTAATGTGATCGAGTTGACGGTCTAA
- a CDS encoding GNAT family N-acetyltransferase: MNIRTARPDDFQALIPLFQQIHEQHVALRPDHYRPHEMPVSEDLFLSQLDRSDFEILVAEYKGLAGVIVLKEDIIEGSGFVFDKHYLRVISLVVADTHQKQGVGKRLMQAAYAHAKTIGCDRIELGVDDANQEAIAFYEALGMSVRSRRMEWNVTSSRETTS, translated from the coding sequence ATGAATATCCGTACTGCCCGCCCTGACGATTTTCAGGCGTTGATTCCGCTATTCCAACAAATTCATGAGCAGCATGTAGCTTTACGCCCCGATCACTACCGTCCGCACGAGATGCCGGTTTCGGAAGACTTATTTTTGTCGCAACTCGACCGATCAGATTTCGAAATCCTCGTCGCGGAATACAAAGGACTTGCCGGTGTGATCGTCTTAAAGGAAGATATCATCGAAGGGAGCGGCTTCGTCTTTGATAAACATTACTTACGGGTCATCAGTCTCGTCGTTGCGGATACGCATCAGAAGCAAGGCGTAGGCAAGCGATTGATGCAAGCCGCTTACGCGCATGCGAAAACAATTGGTTGCGACCGGATCGAACTCGGCGTCGATGACGCCAATCAAGAAGCGATCGCCTTTTACGAGGCACTCGGAATGTCTGTCCGCTCAAGACGGATGGAATGGAACGTGACGTCTAGCAGGGAAACGACGTCGTGA
- a CDS encoding MarR family winged helix-turn-helix transcriptional regulator, which produces MTETRELFQTFTRRFGLLNKNCCAFLDEDISLVQSHLLYQVAKHPDSSMQEIADQLALDITTFSRQVQTLIKRDLLVKRPAINDRRIHLLRLSEKGLRVAQAIDEEMNTYLDAIFSSMTSFEKAHVLQAIDLLNTKMGESDVCCKPCL; this is translated from the coding sequence ATGACTGAGACACGTGAGTTGTTTCAAACGTTCACCCGCCGCTTTGGTTTGCTTAACAAGAATTGCTGCGCCTTTCTGGATGAAGATATTTCACTTGTCCAAAGCCATTTATTATATCAAGTCGCGAAACACCCAGATTCCTCGATGCAAGAAATTGCTGATCAACTCGCTCTTGATATCACTACATTCAGTCGACAAGTACAAACATTGATTAAACGAGACCTACTAGTAAAGCGTCCCGCGATCAACGATCGGCGAATTCACCTACTTCGCCTGTCCGAAAAAGGATTGCGTGTTGCTCAAGCCATCGACGAAGAGATGAACACGTATCTGGATGCCATCTTCTCATCAATGACTTCCTTCGAAAAAGCACATGTCCTCCAGGCAATCGACTTGCTGAATACGAAGATGGGCGAGAGTGACGTCTGTTGTAAACCATGTCTCTAA
- a CDS encoding GNAT family N-acetyltransferase, with the protein MFRLQVSDHVSLQLFERHHAETLFALVDANRAHLREWLGWVDGTTDAITYQEVVIPAWLQQFADGNGFTCGIYLQEELVGTIGLHAIDRHLGQTSIGYYLGEKGLGKGVMTDVVRFVTHYCFETLGLNRVVIECATGNVRSRRIPERLGFTEEGVLRDAEKLYGTYHDLQVYAMLRRDWTKTQEVAACASSQ; encoded by the coding sequence ATGTTCAGGTTACAAGTGTCCGATCACGTATCGCTTCAATTGTTCGAACGGCACCATGCGGAGACATTATTCGCCCTTGTCGATGCCAATCGCGCACATCTTCGCGAATGGCTCGGTTGGGTTGATGGTACAACAGATGCCATTACATATCAGGAAGTAGTCATCCCAGCATGGTTGCAACAGTTTGCCGATGGTAACGGGTTTACGTGTGGCATCTATCTTCAGGAGGAGCTCGTCGGAACGATCGGTTTGCATGCAATCGATCGGCACCTCGGACAAACGTCGATCGGCTATTACTTAGGAGAAAAGGGACTCGGGAAAGGTGTCATGACGGACGTCGTCCGGTTCGTCACGCATTATTGTTTCGAGACGCTCGGCTTGAACCGCGTCGTCATCGAGTGTGCGACTGGAAACGTCCGGAGCAGACGGATCCCGGAACGACTCGGGTTCACGGAAGAAGGCGTCTTACGGGACGCTGAGAAATTGTACGGGACTTATCACGACCTCCAGGTCTATGCGATGTTACGACGGGACTGGACGAAAACGCAGGAGGTAGCAGCATGCGCATCGAGCCAATGA
- a CDS encoding DNA topology modulation protein: protein MRKIILIGSGGSGKSTLAREMGKKLSYPVDHLDSLLWRPNWEAVSREEQRQIQQTLISRDTWIIDGNYGGTLDLRIDAADTVIFLDLPRTLCLYRALKRTLRYRKTGRPDMAAGCPEKLSLDFLKWIWRFPIDKRPSILSTLKATSDKQIVHLRSRRAVKQFLQSLS, encoded by the coding sequence ATGCGAAAAATCATCCTGATTGGTTCTGGTGGGTCCGGTAAATCGACTCTTGCCCGCGAGATGGGCAAAAAACTAAGTTATCCCGTTGATCACCTCGACAGCTTATTGTGGCGTCCGAACTGGGAGGCGGTTTCGCGTGAGGAACAACGCCAGATTCAACAAACACTCATATCGCGTGATACATGGATCATCGACGGTAATTACGGTGGAACGCTTGACTTACGAATCGATGCCGCTGATACGGTCATCTTCCTTGATTTGCCGCGGACGCTTTGTCTGTACCGTGCGCTGAAACGGACCTTGCGCTATCGTAAGACCGGCCGACCGGATATGGCGGCAGGCTGTCCCGAGAAACTGTCGCTTGATTTTCTGAAATGGATTTGGCGGTTTCCGATCGATAAGCGACCGAGTATCCTTTCAACGCTTAAAGCGACGTCCGATAAACAAATCGTTCATTTGCGGTCCCGCCGCGCTGTCAAACAGTTTCTTCAATCACTTTCATAA